From Streptomyces asiaticus, one genomic window encodes:
- a CDS encoding VOC family protein yields MIATLQCTVIDCPDPAALAAFYGEILGWRVDDSDPEWATLTAADGRQLAFQLAPDHQPPRWPDPAHPQQVHLDFDVATRADAERAQRELIGLGATFLHDSGGERAGFRVFNDPAGHPFCICYGQMEPS; encoded by the coding sequence ATGATCGCGACACTTCAGTGCACCGTCATCGACTGCCCCGACCCCGCCGCGCTGGCCGCCTTCTACGGCGAGATCCTGGGCTGGCGGGTGGACGACAGCGATCCCGAGTGGGCGACGCTGACGGCCGCGGACGGCCGTCAGCTGGCCTTCCAGCTGGCGCCGGACCACCAGCCGCCGCGCTGGCCGGATCCGGCCCACCCGCAGCAGGTCCATCTGGACTTCGACGTGGCGACGCGCGCGGACGCGGAGCGGGCGCAGCGGGAGCTGATCGGGCTCGGGGCGACGTTCCTGCACGACAGCGGCGGGGAGCGTGCGGGGTTCCGGGTCTTCAACGATCCGGCCGGGCACCCGTTCTGCATCTGCTACGGACAGATGGAACCGAGCTGA
- a CDS encoding lysine N(6)-hydroxylase/L-ornithine N(5)-oxygenase family protein, whose product MSTAQPPNPAAEPASAADRPVDLAGIGIGPFNLSLAALAHGVPALRTAFYEQRPAFHWHPGLLIDGATIQVPFLADLVTLADPGSPWTFLQYLKAHERLFPFYVAERFHIERAEYDAYCRWVSERLPGLHFDHRVDAVRWDHEYELFEIDLTRLGPAADAPASDAAGTDAEGRALGRVYARNLVLGVGTEPYVPEPLRPLADAPNVPVLHSSDYLEHRERLLATGHVTVIGSGQSGAEVFLDLLRNRPLGAEGLHWMARTPAFAPMEYGKLGLEQFSPDYTRYFHTLPEPVRDQLLPRQWQLYKGIAHETLDAIHRELYRRALHADGWPGAVLTPGVTVRTAGRIAAAQLELHLEHTEQGTRARHTTEAVVLATGYRERRVDTLLAALDPYVRRDASERPRVDADHRLVLDPMIKGSVYVQNAERHTHGVGTPDLGLAAWRSAVILNSLLAEPAYRLPSRTAFTAFGLQPSGRCGAVVGNPHLPDQRTALTPTRT is encoded by the coding sequence ATGAGCACCGCACAACCCCCCAACCCCGCCGCCGAGCCCGCTTCCGCCGCCGACCGGCCCGTGGACCTGGCCGGTATCGGCATCGGCCCGTTCAACCTCTCCCTCGCCGCCCTCGCCCACGGCGTCCCCGCCCTGCGCACCGCCTTCTACGAGCAGCGGCCCGCCTTCCACTGGCATCCCGGCCTCCTCATCGACGGCGCGACCATCCAAGTCCCCTTCCTCGCCGACCTGGTGACCCTCGCCGACCCCGGCAGCCCCTGGACCTTCCTCCAGTACCTCAAGGCCCATGAGCGGCTGTTCCCCTTCTACGTCGCCGAGCGTTTCCACATCGAGCGCGCCGAGTACGACGCCTACTGCCGCTGGGTCAGCGAACGGCTCCCCGGACTCCACTTCGACCACCGCGTCGACGCCGTCCGCTGGGACCACGAGTACGAGCTGTTCGAAATCGACCTCACCCGGCTCGGCCCGGCCGCCGACGCCCCCGCGTCCGATGCGGCCGGAACCGATGCGGAGGGCAGGGCACTCGGCCGCGTATACGCCCGCAACCTCGTCCTCGGCGTCGGCACCGAGCCGTACGTCCCCGAACCCCTGCGCCCGCTCGCCGACGCCCCCAACGTCCCCGTCCTCCACTCCTCGGACTACCTCGAGCACCGCGAGCGGCTCCTGGCCACCGGCCACGTCACCGTCATCGGCTCCGGTCAGTCCGGCGCCGAGGTCTTCCTCGACCTGCTGCGCAACCGCCCGCTCGGCGCCGAAGGGCTCCACTGGATGGCCCGTACCCCCGCCTTCGCGCCCATGGAGTACGGCAAGCTCGGCCTGGAGCAGTTCAGCCCCGACTACACCCGCTACTTCCACACCCTGCCCGAGCCGGTCCGCGACCAGCTGCTGCCCCGTCAGTGGCAGCTCTACAAGGGCATCGCGCACGAGACGCTCGACGCGATCCACCGCGAGCTCTACCGCCGGGCCCTGCACGCCGACGGCTGGCCCGGCGCCGTCCTCACCCCCGGTGTCACCGTCCGCACCGCCGGCCGTATCGCCGCCGCCCAGCTCGAACTCCACCTGGAACACACCGAGCAGGGCACCCGGGCCCGCCACACCACCGAGGCCGTCGTGCTCGCCACCGGCTACCGCGAGCGCCGCGTCGACACCCTGCTCGCCGCCCTCGACCCCTACGTCCGCCGGGACGCCTCCGAGCGCCCCCGGGTCGACGCCGACCACCGTCTGGTCCTCGACCCCATGATCAAGGGCTCGGTGTACGTCCAGAACGCCGAGCGCCACACCCATGGCGTCGGCACCCCCGACCTCGGCCTCGCCGCCTGGCGCTCCGCCGTCATCCTCAACTCGCTGCTCGCGGAACCCGCTTACCGGCTGCCGTCCCGCACCGCGTTCACCGCGTTCGGGCTCCAGCCGTCGGGGCGGTGCGGCGCGGTGGTCGGCAACCCGCACCTCCCCGACCAGCGCACCGCCCTCACCCCGACGCGCACCTGA
- a CDS encoding pyridoxal phosphate-dependent decarboxylase family protein, protein MPVPASGTARLLAGGQSGPGVLRPMVDTVLDALAHGAADRGGPLPAGGPAAVARRIRDAARPLIPDEGEGPHHALRGLVHALAHGAAEPADPRCTAHLHCPPLAVATAADLAVSALNPSLDSWDQAPAACALEALTCRALAELVHPHGPDPDALVTTGGTESNQLGLLLAREAAQGALLRIVRGANGHHSVRRAAWLLGLPEPLTLPTPGGVLDPVALHTALDLPSAAPTLVVATAGTTDTGAIDPLPEIADVCDHHAATLHIDAAYGAPLLFSDTLHKRLHGLDRARTVALDLHKLGWQPVAAGLLAVPDGSALGALAHHADYLNADDDTEAGLPDLLGRSLRTTRRPDIFKIAVTLRALGRRGLGELVDHVCAAAQHLADLIEARPGLELYARPTISTVLFRPTGAPPATVAALRRRLLHHGAAVLGRAATPEGLWLKATVLNPHIQPGDLRGLLELVEGNTTP, encoded by the coding sequence ATGCCCGTGCCCGCATCCGGAACCGCCCGCCTCCTCGCCGGGGGCCAGAGCGGACCGGGCGTGCTCCGCCCGATGGTGGACACCGTCCTCGACGCCCTCGCCCACGGCGCCGCCGACCGCGGTGGGCCCCTCCCGGCCGGGGGACCGGCCGCGGTGGCCCGGCGGATACGTGATGCGGCCCGGCCGCTCATCCCCGACGAGGGGGAGGGGCCCCACCACGCGCTGCGTGGCCTCGTCCACGCCCTCGCCCATGGCGCCGCCGAACCCGCGGACCCCCGCTGCACCGCCCATCTGCACTGTCCGCCGCTGGCCGTCGCCACCGCCGCCGACCTCGCCGTCTCCGCGCTCAACCCCTCCCTCGACTCCTGGGACCAGGCCCCCGCCGCCTGTGCGCTGGAGGCGCTGACCTGCCGCGCCCTGGCCGAACTCGTCCACCCCCACGGCCCCGACCCCGACGCCCTCGTCACCACCGGCGGCACCGAATCCAACCAGCTCGGCCTGCTCCTGGCCCGCGAGGCCGCCCAGGGCGCCCTGCTCCGTATCGTCCGCGGCGCCAACGGCCACCACAGCGTCCGGCGCGCCGCCTGGCTCCTCGGGCTGCCCGAGCCCCTCACCCTCCCCACCCCCGGCGGCGTCCTCGACCCGGTCGCGCTCCACACCGCCCTCGACCTGCCGTCCGCCGCCCCCACCCTCGTCGTCGCCACCGCCGGCACCACCGACACCGGGGCCATCGACCCGCTCCCCGAGATCGCCGACGTCTGCGACCACCACGCCGCCACCCTCCACATCGACGCCGCCTATGGCGCGCCCCTCCTCTTCAGCGACACCCTCCACAAGCGGCTCCACGGCCTTGACCGCGCCCGTACCGTCGCCCTCGACCTGCACAAACTCGGCTGGCAGCCGGTGGCCGCCGGCCTCCTCGCCGTGCCCGACGGCAGCGCGCTCGGCGCGCTGGCCCACCACGCCGACTACCTCAACGCCGACGACGACACCGAGGCGGGCCTGCCCGATCTGCTCGGCCGCTCGCTCCGCACCACCCGCCGCCCCGACATCTTCAAGATCGCCGTCACGCTGCGGGCGCTGGGCCGGCGCGGCCTCGGCGAGCTCGTGGACCACGTCTGCGCGGCCGCCCAGCACCTCGCGGACCTCATCGAGGCCCGCCCCGGGCTCGAGCTCTACGCCCGCCCCACCATCAGCACCGTCCTCTTCCGCCCCACCGGGGCACCGCCCGCCACCGTCGCCGCGCTGCGCCGCCGCCTGCTCCACCACGGGGCGGCCGTCCTCGGCCGTGCCGCCACGCCCGAGGGGCTGTGGCTCAAGGCCACCGTTCTCAACCCGCACATCCAGCCCGGCGATCTGCGCGGGCTGCTCGAACTCGTGGAAGGCAACACCACCCCATGA
- the pepN gene encoding aminopeptidase N — protein MSVLTREEAQHRARLIEVHRYTIDLDLTRGEELFGSTTTIRFSARQAGADTFAELQPAALHRAVLDGRELDLTGETAEALAGGRLPLTGLGEGEHELRVETDMRYSHTGEGMHRFTDPADGETYLYTMCCMSDANDVFTAFDQPDLKAVFDVRVTAPPEWTVLGNGIATRVGAPEEGRWQLAPTPPISTYLMALAAGPYHSVRTEHAGLPFGLHVRRSLAPYLEADADELFDITRRCFDRYHEIFEEPYPFDSYDQAFVPEFNSGAMENPGLVTFRDEFVFRSAVTDAERQTRAMVIAHEMAHMWFGDLVTMKWWDDIWLNESFAEYMGYQILTETTRYTDTWADFGVRRKNWGYDADQRPSTHPVAPAPELVPDTSAARLNFDGISYAKGASALRQLVTWLGEKTFLDGINDHFTRHRFGNATLADFIDSLARSSGRDVHAWADRWLRTTGVDTLAPVVTANGDRWSAEIRHQGGGPDGDTPTRRPHRIAIGLYDHAPAAPHQLVLRERVETELDGAESGLSLSFTGPRPDLLLLNDGDLTYTKIRLDPASWKAVHRSLSGLPDAVSRAVIWNAARDMVRDGDLPATDYLEAARAHLPHETDIAIVQGVLAFARTQIADHYLPADRRAAALATISATCRDLLRRTEDGSGDGLRLAAVRTFIGSATAPAELSDWLDGDTVPGGPALDPELRWQILGRLAVLGAVGPADIDAERARDSSATGQEGAARCRAALPDAAAKEAAWQAIFGGGEDGRSADGQGDELSNYLVTATVAGFWQPEHHDVLAAYVPRYFPAAVALGARRGAAIADTVARFGFPSTVDAETLRLGEECLAAPDAVPALRRRLADQIDDLRRALRVREKQGE, from the coding sequence ATGTCCGTACTGACGCGCGAGGAAGCGCAGCACCGAGCCCGCCTGATCGAGGTCCACCGCTACACCATCGACCTCGACCTCACCCGCGGGGAGGAGCTCTTCGGCTCCACCACGACCATCCGCTTCAGCGCGCGCCAGGCGGGCGCGGACACCTTCGCCGAGCTCCAGCCGGCCGCCCTGCACCGCGCCGTGCTCGACGGCCGGGAGCTGGACCTCACCGGCGAGACCGCCGAGGCGCTCGCGGGCGGCCGGCTCCCGCTCACCGGGCTCGGCGAGGGCGAGCACGAGCTGCGCGTCGAGACCGACATGCGCTACTCCCACACCGGCGAGGGCATGCACCGCTTCACCGACCCGGCCGACGGTGAGACGTACCTCTACACCATGTGCTGCATGTCGGACGCGAACGACGTCTTCACCGCGTTCGACCAGCCCGACCTCAAGGCCGTCTTCGACGTCCGCGTCACCGCCCCGCCCGAGTGGACCGTCCTCGGCAACGGCATCGCCACCCGCGTCGGCGCCCCCGAGGAGGGCCGCTGGCAGCTCGCGCCCACCCCGCCCATCAGCACCTATCTGATGGCCCTGGCCGCCGGCCCGTACCACTCGGTGCGCACCGAGCACGCCGGACTCCCCTTCGGGCTGCATGTCCGCCGCTCCCTCGCGCCCTACCTCGAGGCCGACGCCGACGAGCTCTTCGACATCACCCGGCGCTGCTTCGACCGCTACCACGAGATCTTCGAGGAGCCGTACCCCTTCGACTCCTACGACCAGGCGTTCGTGCCCGAGTTCAACTCCGGCGCCATGGAGAACCCGGGCCTGGTCACCTTCCGCGACGAATTCGTCTTCCGCTCCGCCGTCACCGACGCCGAGCGCCAGACCCGCGCCATGGTCATCGCCCATGAGATGGCCCATATGTGGTTCGGCGACCTCGTCACCATGAAGTGGTGGGACGACATCTGGCTGAACGAGTCCTTCGCCGAGTACATGGGCTACCAGATCCTCACCGAGACCACCCGCTACACCGACACCTGGGCCGACTTCGGCGTCCGCCGCAAGAACTGGGGGTACGACGCCGACCAGCGCCCCTCCACCCACCCGGTCGCGCCCGCGCCCGAGCTGGTCCCCGACACCTCCGCCGCGCGCCTCAACTTCGACGGCATCTCCTACGCCAAGGGCGCCTCCGCGCTGCGCCAGCTCGTCACCTGGCTCGGCGAGAAGACCTTCCTCGACGGCATCAACGACCACTTCACCCGGCACCGCTTCGGCAACGCCACCCTCGCCGACTTCATCGACTCCCTCGCCCGCTCCTCCGGCCGCGACGTCCACGCCTGGGCCGACCGCTGGCTGCGCACCACCGGCGTCGACACCCTCGCCCCCGTCGTCACCGCCAACGGGGACCGCTGGAGCGCCGAGATCCGCCACCAGGGCGGCGGCCCGGACGGGGACACTCCCACCCGGCGCCCGCACCGCATCGCCATCGGCCTGTACGACCACGCGCCCGCCGCCCCGCACCAGCTGGTCCTGCGCGAGCGCGTCGAGACCGAGCTCGACGGCGCCGAGTCCGGCCTCAGCCTCTCCTTCACCGGGCCCCGCCCCGATCTGCTGCTGCTGAACGACGGCGACCTCACCTACACCAAGATCCGGCTCGACCCCGCCTCCTGGAAGGCCGTCCACCGCTCGCTGTCCGGCCTCCCCGACGCCGTCAGCCGCGCCGTGATCTGGAACGCCGCCCGCGACATGGTGCGCGACGGCGACCTCCCGGCCACCGACTACCTCGAGGCGGCCCGCGCCCATCTGCCGCACGAGACCGACATAGCGATCGTCCAGGGCGTCCTCGCCTTCGCCCGCACCCAGATCGCCGACCACTACCTCCCCGCGGACCGGCGCGCCGCCGCGCTGGCCACCATCAGCGCCACCTGCCGCGATCTGCTCCGCCGCACCGAGGACGGCTCCGGGGACGGGCTGCGGCTCGCCGCCGTCCGTACGTTCATCGGCAGCGCCACCGCCCCCGCCGAGCTCAGCGACTGGCTCGACGGCGACACCGTCCCCGGCGGCCCCGCCCTCGACCCCGAGCTGCGCTGGCAGATCCTCGGCCGCCTCGCCGTCCTCGGCGCCGTCGGCCCCGCCGACATCGACGCCGAACGCGCCCGCGACTCCAGCGCCACCGGCCAGGAGGGCGCCGCCCGCTGCCGGGCCGCCCTGCCGGACGCCGCCGCGAAGGAGGCCGCCTGGCAGGCGATCTTCGGCGGCGGGGAGGACGGCCGGAGCGCCGACGGCCAGGGGGACGAGCTCTCCAACTACCTGGTCACCGCGACCGTCGCGGGCTTCTGGCAGCCCGAGCACCACGACGTCCTCGCCGCCTACGTGCCGCGCTACTTCCCGGCGGCCGTCGCGCTCGGCGCCCGCCGCGGCGCCGCCATCGCCGACACCGTCGCCCGCTTCGGCTTCCCGAGCACCGTGGACGCCGAAACCCTGCGCCTGGGCGAGGAGTGCCTCGCCGCCCCCGACGCCGTACCCGCCCTCCGCCGCCGCCTCGCCGACCAGATCGACGACCTGCGGCGCGCCCTGCGCGTACGGGAGAAGCAGGGCGAGTGA
- a CDS encoding TetR family transcriptional regulator: protein MGRWEPGASNRLRDAALALYLERGFEQTMVADIAERAGVTARTFFRHFADKREVLFDGSSELEERSVAALEAAPATASALDAVAAALDAVAGVIGGDREFARTRQTVIMANAELRERELIKLASLSAVLADRLRRRGIGDTEASLATETGIAVFRVAYERWLNATEDRDLRDVIRETLAQLRALTAVG, encoded by the coding sequence TATCTGGAACGTGGCTTCGAGCAGACCATGGTGGCCGATATCGCCGAACGCGCCGGTGTCACCGCCCGCACCTTCTTCCGGCACTTCGCCGACAAGCGCGAGGTTCTCTTCGACGGGTCGTCCGAACTGGAGGAGAGGTCGGTTGCCGCGCTGGAGGCGGCGCCGGCCACGGCGTCGGCGCTGGATGCCGTCGCGGCCGCGCTCGACGCGGTGGCCGGGGTGATCGGCGGCGACCGTGAGTTCGCGCGCACGCGGCAGACGGTGATCATGGCCAATGCCGAGCTCCGCGAACGTGAATTGATCAAGCTCGCGTCCCTGTCGGCCGTCCTGGCCGACAGGCTGCGACGGCGGGGTATTGGCGACACCGAGGCCAGTCTGGCCACCGAGACCGGCATCGCCGTGTTCCGCGTCGCCTATGAACGATGGCTCAACGCCACCGAGGACCGCGACTTGCGCGACGTCATCCGCGAGACGCTGGCCCAACTGCGGGCGCTGACCGCCGTCGGCTGA
- a CDS encoding S1 family peptidase: MRNTLKHIKRASALGAVALAAFSLTPGSANAQPTGPEPSPSVVGGTRAAQGEFPFMVRLSMGCGGALYTQDIVLTAAHCVDGSGANTSITATAGVVDLQSSSAIKVKSTRVLQAPGYNGTGKDWALIKLAKPINQPTLKIAETTAYNKGDFTVAGWGAAVEGGGQQRYLLKASVPFVDDATCKSAYDELVAGEEICAGKMAQGGVDTCQGDSGGPMFRKDDSGQWIQVGIVSWGEGCARPGKPGVYTEVSTFAKDIKAGATQLGG, translated from the coding sequence TTGCGGAACACGCTGAAGCACATCAAGAGAGCCTCGGCCCTCGGCGCGGTCGCACTGGCCGCCTTCAGCCTCACCCCGGGCAGCGCCAACGCCCAGCCCACCGGCCCCGAGCCGAGCCCCTCCGTGGTCGGCGGCACCCGCGCCGCACAGGGCGAATTCCCCTTCATGGTCCGGCTGTCCATGGGCTGTGGTGGCGCCCTCTACACCCAGGACATCGTGCTCACCGCCGCCCACTGTGTGGACGGCTCCGGCGCCAACACCTCCATCACGGCCACCGCGGGCGTCGTGGACCTCCAGAGCTCGAGCGCCATCAAGGTCAAGTCCACCCGGGTGCTCCAGGCCCCGGGCTACAACGGCACCGGCAAGGACTGGGCGCTCATCAAGCTCGCCAAGCCGATCAACCAGCCCACCCTGAAGATCGCCGAGACCACGGCGTACAACAAGGGTGACTTCACCGTGGCCGGCTGGGGCGCCGCGGTCGAGGGCGGCGGCCAGCAGCGCTACCTGCTGAAGGCCAGCGTGCCGTTCGTCGACGACGCCACCTGCAAGTCCGCCTACGACGAGCTCGTCGCCGGCGAGGAGATCTGCGCCGGGAAGATGGCCCAGGGCGGCGTGGACACCTGCCAGGGCGACTCCGGCGGCCCGATGTTCCGCAAGGACGACAGCGGCCAGTGGATCCAGGTCGGCATCGTCAGCTGGGGCGAGGGCTGCGCACGGCCCGGTAAGCCCGGCGTCTACACCGAGGTGAGCACCTTCGCCAAGGACATCAAGGCGGGCGCGACCCAGCTCGGCGGCTGA
- a CDS encoding chorismate mutase, producing MSDHTAGQPATPGDPEGIDPSVLDELTRLRDSIDNIDAAVVHMLAERFKCTQQVGHLKAAHRLPPADPAREARQITRLRQLAESAKLDPGFAEKLLNFVIAEVIRHHETIARSDNGTEGPEGALR from the coding sequence ATGAGCGACCACACCGCCGGGCAGCCGGCGACGCCGGGCGACCCCGAGGGGATCGACCCGTCCGTCCTCGACGAGCTGACCCGGTTGCGCGACAGCATCGACAACATCGACGCGGCCGTGGTCCATATGCTCGCCGAGCGCTTCAAATGCACCCAGCAGGTCGGCCACCTCAAGGCCGCCCACCGGCTCCCCCCGGCCGACCCGGCCCGCGAGGCGCGCCAGATCACCCGGCTGCGGCAGCTCGCCGAGAGCGCCAAGCTCGACCCCGGCTTCGCCGAGAAGCTGCTCAACTTCGTCATCGCCGAGGTCATCCGGCACCACGAGACCATCGCGCGCTCCGACAACGGCACCGAGGGACCCGAGGGCGCACTCCGGTAG